Proteins encoded in a region of the Dreissena polymorpha isolate Duluth1 chromosome 6, UMN_Dpol_1.0, whole genome shotgun sequence genome:
- the LOC127835541 gene encoding serine-rich adhesin for platelets-like — protein MVALGTPRANMPPTFVTGIPGTSPSISDSTVTATSLGVFTVTDPDTTCRITSSLTSVYEIRPVTSPADLQKPEFQVWVSAAVTQASIDFNDQAVPLPLTITCTDGNTAITGTFNVNIVDEPPVISVLPAIGTAINDGLQTVATILHTFSVTDSDDAVNCSVRAPQNARFEVVLATSPAFSIRVKAGVTLAAAVSPYVMNVDCTDAVTAVSSTFTQPVLDKPPTFVSGIPGNSPDVSDDNVIATSLGKFTTTDPDTTCSVTLPVTTVYEIRKVASPTDPQKPAAEFCIRDPRKFP, from the exons atggtagcgctcGGCACGCCTCGCGCtaacatg ccTCCGACGTTCGTTACGGGAATTCCCGGTACATCTCCGTCTATTTCCGACTCGACCGTCACCGCGACGTCACTCGGTGTCTTCACCGTTACCGATCCCGACACGACATGCAGAATTACGTCATCGCTGACGTCAGTGTATGAGATCAGACCCGTGACGTCACCGGCTGATCTTCAAAAGCCGG AGTTCCAAGTGTGGGTCAGTGCCGCCGTTACACAAGCGTCTATAGACTTCAATGACCAAGCGGTTCCGTTGCCGTTGACGATCACGTGTACGGATGGAAACACCGCCATCACGGGAACGTTCAACGTCAATATTGTCGACGAG CCTCCGGTGATATCAGTACTTCCGGCGATCGGAACGGCTATCAACGACGGTTTGCAGACGGTCGCCACAATCCTCCACACGTTCAGCGTGACAGACAGCGATGACGCCGTAAACTGCTCCGTGAGAGCGCCGCAAAACGCCCGTTTTGAAGTGGTACTCGCCACTAGCCCAG CGTTCAGTATCCGCGTGAAAGCAGGAGTGACGTTGGCTGCAGCTGTCAGTCCGTACGTCATGAACGTTGATTGCACAGATGCCGTAACCGCCGTCAGTTCAACGTTTACCCAGCCAGTCCTTGATAAG CCGCCGACATTTGTATCTGGCATTCCTGGGAATTCCCCTGACGTCTCAGACGACAACGTGATTGCGACGTCACTGGGAAAGTTCACAACTACGGACCCTGATACCACGTGTTCTGTGACGTTACCTGTGACAACCGTTTATGAGATCAGAAAAGTGGCGTCACCGACCGATCCCCAGAAACCGG CCGCCGAGTTTTGTATCCGGGATCCCCGGAAGTTCCCCTAA